One part of the Thermodesulfobium sp. 4217-1 genome encodes these proteins:
- the panC gene encoding pantoate--beta-alanine ligase has translation MRVFFDKKSLRKFLEAKRSAGKTISLVPTMGFLHEGHISLVRRARGMSGIVVVSIFVNPIQFGPNEDLDRYPRDLATDLRLLDREGVDAVFCPSPEEMYPEGQSCFVEVRELQDKLCGLFRPGHFKGVCTVVSKLFNIVQPDFAHFGEKDFQQMVILRKMVRDLDFPVKIVPSPIVRGTDNLALSSRNSYLSIEDRELALNLSKELFWIKEKIESGSFEIGIIEEAKKRLQDKGIKLDYLQAVDIENLNEKSDIKPPVAVLVAGWIGKVRLIDNIIIES, from the coding sequence GTGAGAGTTTTTTTCGATAAGAAATCTCTGAGAAAGTTTTTGGAAGCGAAAAGGTCAGCTGGTAAGACAATTTCCCTTGTTCCGACAATGGGATTTTTGCATGAGGGTCACATATCTCTTGTCAGAAGGGCGAGGGGAATGTCTGGAATTGTGGTGGTATCGATATTCGTCAACCCAATTCAATTTGGTCCAAATGAGGATTTAGACAGGTACCCAAGAGATCTTGCAACAGATCTCAGATTGCTTGATAGAGAGGGCGTTGACGCTGTTTTTTGTCCTAGTCCAGAAGAAATGTATCCTGAGGGGCAATCTTGTTTCGTAGAGGTAAGAGAGCTCCAGGACAAGCTGTGCGGCTTATTTAGACCGGGCCACTTTAAAGGGGTCTGCACAGTCGTTAGCAAGCTCTTTAATATAGTGCAGCCTGATTTTGCCCATTTTGGTGAGAAGGACTTTCAGCAAATGGTGATTTTGAGAAAGATGGTAAGGGATTTGGACTTTCCAGTAAAAATTGTTCCATCTCCTATCGTAAGAGGTACTGATAACTTGGCTTTGAGCTCAAGGAATTCATATCTGTCTATTGAGGATAGAGAGTTAGCTCTAAATCTTAGCAAAGAGCTTTTCTGGATAAAAGAGAAAATCGAATCTGGCTCTTTTGAAATAGGAATCATAGAAGAAGCAAAGAAAAGGCTTCAGGACAAGGGCATAAAATTAGATTATCTTCAAGCAGTAGACATAGAAAATCTTAATGAAAAATCAGATATTAAGCCACCGGTAGCTGTTCTTGTGGCTGGTTGGATAGGCAAGGTCCGTCTGATAGACAATATAATAATAGAGTCTTAA